Proteins found in one Clostridium kluyveri DSM 555 genomic segment:
- a CDS encoding acetaldehyde dehydrogenase (acetylating) produces MEIMDKDLQSIQEVRTLIAKAKKAQAEFKNFSQEAVNKVIEKIAKATEVEAVKLAKLAYEDTGYGKWEDKVIKNKFSSIVVYNYIKDLKTVGILKEDKEKKLIDIAVPLGVIAGLIPSTNPTSTAIFKVLIALKAGNAIVFSPHPTAVRSITETVKIMQKAAVEAGAPDGLIQCMSILTVEGTAELMKNKDTALILATGGEGMVRAAYSSGTPAIGVGPGNGPCFIERTADIPTAVRKVIGSDTFDNGVICASEQSIIAETVKKAEIIEEFKRQKGYFLNAEESEKVGKILLRANGTPNPAIVGKDVQALAKLAGISIPSDAVILLSEQTDVSPKNPYAKEKLAPVLAFYTVEDWHEACEKSLALLHNQGSGHTLIIHSQNEEIIREFALKKPVSRILVNSPGSLGGIGGATNLVPSLTLGCGAVGGSATSDNVGPENLFNIRKVAYGTTTVEEIREAFGVGAASSSAPAEPEDNEDVQAIVKAIMAKLNL; encoded by the coding sequence ATGGAGATAATGGATAAGGACTTACAGTCAATACAGGAAGTAAGAACTCTTATAGCAAAAGCAAAGAAAGCTCAAGCAGAATTTAAAAATTTTTCTCAAGAAGCTGTAAACAAGGTAATAGAAAAAATAGCTAAGGCTACAGAAGTTGAAGCTGTAAAACTTGCAAAATTGGCATATGAAGATACAGGATATGGAAAATGGGAAGATAAAGTAATAAAGAATAAGTTTTCAAGTATAGTAGTTTATAACTATATTAAAGATTTGAAAACGGTTGGAATTTTAAAAGAAGACAAGGAAAAGAAATTAATAGATATAGCTGTTCCACTTGGAGTTATAGCAGGACTTATACCTTCAACTAACCCAACTTCAACAGCAATATTCAAGGTATTAATAGCATTAAAGGCAGGAAATGCAATAGTATTCTCACCACATCCAACAGCAGTAAGAAGTATTACAGAAACTGTAAAGATAATGCAGAAAGCTGCAGTAGAAGCAGGAGCACCAGATGGATTAATCCAATGTATGTCAATATTGACAGTAGAAGGTACTGCTGAATTGATGAAGAATAAGGATACAGCACTTATCCTTGCAACAGGTGGAGAAGGAATGGTAAGAGCAGCTTACAGTTCAGGAACACCAGCTATAGGAGTTGGACCTGGAAACGGCCCATGCTTTATTGAAAGAACAGCAGATATTCCTACAGCAGTAAGAAAAGTAATAGGCAGTGATACTTTTGATAATGGAGTAATATGTGCTTCAGAACAATCAATAATAGCAGAGACAGTAAAGAAAGCAGAGATAATTGAAGAATTCAAGAGACAAAAAGGATATTTCTTAAATGCAGAAGAATCAGAAAAAGTAGGCAAGATTTTATTAAGAGCTAATGGAACACCAAACCCAGCAATAGTAGGAAAAGATGTTCAAGCATTAGCAAAATTAGCAGGAATAAGCATACCAAGCGATGCGGTAATATTACTTTCAGAGCAGACAGATGTGAGTCCAAAGAACCCTTATGCAAAGGAAAAATTAGCTCCAGTACTTGCATTCTATACAGTAGAAGACTGGCATGAAGCATGTGAAAAATCCTTAGCACTTCTTCATAACCAAGGAAGTGGACATACATTAATAATTCACTCACAGAATGAAGAAATCATAAGAGAATTCGCATTGAAGAAACCAGTATCAAGAATACTTGTAAATTCACCTGGATCACTTGGAGGAATAGGTGGAGCTACAAATCTTGTACCATCACTTACATTAGGCTGTGGAGCAGTAGGTGGAAGTGCAACTTCAGATAACGTAGGACCAGAAAATTTATTCAACATAAGAAAAGTAGCTTATGGAACTACGACAGTAGAAGAAATAAGAGAAGCTTTTGGTGTAGGAGCAGCTTCATCAAGTGCACCAGCAGAACCAGAAGATAATGAAGATGTACAGGCTATAGTAAAAGCTATAATGGCTAAATTAAATCTTTAA
- a CDS encoding 1-propanol dehydrogenase PduQ, with protein MSTFSIKPTVCFEEGSVEYLNNLKEQNEGLIICCDSGSIDYLNNLAGKKALIVTDPFMVKSGAVNKITDIFKRINVDYEIFAEIVPDPPVDIVANGVGRMMALRPDALIALGGGSSIDATKAIMAFCLKILKNKGDASGYTKPLFIAVPTTSGTGSEVTSFSIITTGVKKVALIDQALIPDVAILDADFVKTVPSRITADTAIDVITHGVEAYVSTIASDFTDAFAEKAIKAVFQYLPKAYANGGDMEAREKLHNASCMAGMAFTNAGLGINHSLAHILGATFHVPHGRANAIVMPYVIKYNANLEGGVETRAAERYREIAEFLGLPASTAKEGVTSLIAAINKLKKETNTPMNISETGISKEDFLAKVDSMGAIALQDRCTPNNPRVPTKEDLVAVFKEAFGGIEAASSSAPAEPEDNEDVQAIIKAIMSKLNL; from the coding sequence ATGAGTACATTTAGCATTAAGCCTACTGTATGCTTTGAGGAAGGTTCAGTAGAATATCTTAATAATTTAAAGGAACAAAATGAGGGGCTTATCATATGCTGTGATTCAGGTTCCATAGATTACTTAAATAACTTGGCTGGAAAAAAAGCTCTTATAGTAACAGATCCATTTATGGTTAAATCAGGAGCTGTAAATAAGATAACAGATATATTCAAGAGAATTAATGTAGATTATGAAATATTTGCAGAAATAGTACCAGATCCACCAGTTGACATAGTTGCAAACGGGGTAGGCAGAATGATGGCTTTAAGGCCAGATGCTTTAATCGCATTAGGTGGAGGTTCATCCATAGATGCAACAAAGGCTATAATGGCATTTTGTTTAAAGATATTAAAGAACAAGGGTGATGCATCAGGATATACAAAACCGTTGTTTATAGCAGTACCAACTACAAGTGGTACAGGTTCAGAAGTTACATCTTTCTCAATAATCACAACAGGAGTGAAAAAAGTAGCTTTAATTGACCAGGCATTAATACCAGATGTAGCAATATTGGATGCAGACTTTGTTAAGACAGTACCAAGCAGAATAACAGCAGATACTGCAATAGACGTTATAACTCATGGAGTGGAAGCTTATGTTTCAACTATTGCTTCAGACTTCACTGATGCATTTGCAGAAAAAGCTATAAAGGCAGTATTCCAGTATCTACCAAAAGCATATGCAAATGGCGGAGACATGGAAGCAAGAGAAAAATTGCACAATGCATCCTGTATGGCAGGTATGGCATTTACAAATGCAGGACTTGGAATCAACCACAGTTTGGCACACATATTAGGAGCAACTTTCCATGTGCCACATGGTAGAGCAAACGCAATAGTTATGCCTTATGTTATAAAATATAATGCAAATTTAGAAGGTGGAGTAGAAACAAGAGCAGCGGAGAGATACAGAGAAATAGCAGAATTCTTAGGATTACCTGCATCTACAGCAAAAGAAGGAGTAACAAGTCTTATAGCTGCAATAAATAAACTTAAGAAAGAGACTAATACTCCTATGAACATAAGTGAAACTGGAATAAGCAAAGAAGATTTCCTAGCTAAGGTAGATTCTATGGGAGCAATTGCTCTTCAAGACAGATGTACACCTAACAATCCAAGAGTTCCTACTAAGGAAGACTTAGTTGCAGTATTTAAAGAAGCTTTTGGTGGAATAGAAGCAGCTTCATCAAGTGCACCAGCAGAACCAGAAGATAATGAAGATGTACAGGCTATAATAAAGGCTATAATGTCTAAATTAAATCTTTAA
- a CDS encoding 1-propanol dehydrogenase PduQ translates to MSTFSIKPTVCFDEGSVEYLNNLKEQNEGLIICCDSGSIDYLNNLAGKKALIVTDPFMVKSGAVNKITDIFKRINVDYEIFAEIVPDPPVDIVANGVGRMMAFKPDALIALGGGSSIDATKAIMAFCLKILKNQGDASGYAKPLFIAVPTTSGTGSEVTSFSIITTGVKKVALIDQALIPDVAILDADFVKTVPSRITADTAIDVITHGVEAYVSTIASDFTDAFAEKAIKTVFQYLLKAYANGGDMEAREKLHNASCMAGMAFTNAGLGINHSLAHILGATFHVPHGRANAIVMPYVIKYNANLESGVETRAAKRYREIAEFLGLPASTVKEGVTSLIAAINVLKKETNTPMNISEAGISREDFMAKVDSMGAIALQDRCTPNNPRVPTKEDLVAVFKEAFGG, encoded by the coding sequence ATGAGTACATTTAGCATCAAACCTACTGTATGTTTTGATGAAGGTTCAGTAGAATATCTTAATAATTTAAAAGAACAAAATGAGGGACTTATCATATGTTGTGATTCAGGTTCCATAGATTACTTAAATAACTTGGCTGGAAAAAAAGCTCTTATAGTAACAGACCCATTTATGGTTAAATCAGGAGCTGTAAATAAGATAACAGATATATTCAAGAGAATAAATGTAGACTATGAAATATTTGCGGAAATAGTACCAGATCCACCAGTTGACATAGTTGCAAACGGAGTAGGCAGAATGATGGCTTTTAAACCAGATGCTTTAATCGCATTAGGCGGAGGTTCTTCAATTGATGCAACAAAGGCTATAATGGCATTCTGCTTAAAGATATTAAAGAACCAAGGTGATGCATCAGGATATGCAAAACCATTGTTTATAGCAGTACCAACTACAAGTGGTACAGGTTCAGAAGTTACATCTTTCTCAATAATCACAACAGGAGTGAAAAAAGTAGCTTTAATTGACCAGGCATTAATACCAGATGTAGCGATATTGGATGCAGACTTTGTTAAGACAGTACCAAGCAGAATAACAGCAGATACTGCAATAGACGTTATAACTCACGGAGTAGAAGCTTATGTTTCAACTATTGCTTCAGACTTCACTGATGCATTTGCAGAAAAAGCTATAAAGACAGTATTCCAGTATTTATTAAAGGCATATGCAAATGGCGGAGATATGGAAGCAAGAGAAAAATTGCACAATGCATCCTGTATGGCAGGTATGGCATTTACAAATGCAGGACTTGGAATCAACCACAGTTTGGCACACATATTAGGAGCAACTTTCCATGTGCCACATGGTAGAGCAAACGCAATAGTTATGCCTTATGTTATAAAATATAATGCAAACTTAGAAAGTGGAGTGGAAACAAGAGCAGCAAAGAGATACAGAGAAATAGCAGAATTCTTAGGATTACCTGCTTCAACTGTAAAAGAAGGAGTAACAAGTCTTATAGCTGCAATAAATGTACTTAAGAAAGAGACTAATACTCCTATGAACATAAGTGAAGCTGGAATAAGCAGAGAAGACTTCATGGCCAAGGTAGATTCTATGGGAGCAATTGCTCTTCAAGACAGATGTACACCTAACAATCCAAGAGTTCCTACTAAGGAAGACTTAGTTGCAGTATTTAAAGAAGCTTTTGGTGGCTAG
- a CDS encoding amino acid permease, with amino-acid sequence MKNIFRTKPIESLLEEASGKESLQKVLGSFELTMLGIGAIIGTGIFVLTGLAAANYFGPALVISFILAGLACGFAALCYAEIAAMVPVAGSAYTYGYAALGEFWAWIIGWDLILEYAFAVGTVAIGWSGYFNNILMDLGINLPKAITKAPFEGGVVNLPAVLILLVITAILIVGVKESATANNVIVGIKLAVIILFIILGVGHVNPANWHPFMPYGWKGVFSGASIIFFAYIGFDAVSTAAEEVKNPQKDLPRGIIASLIICTVLYIVVSAILTGMVPYLKFKETAAPVAFALQQVGITWGSALVAVGAICGLTSVLLVMMFGQTRVLFAMSRDGLLPKVFGHVDSKFHTPLRSTLLVGIVTMIIAGFTPIAVVSELTNIGTLAAFVIVSASVIVLRKREPDRPRTFKVPFSPVTPILSMAACIFLIINLQGVTLIRFAVWLVFGLVLYFVYGYKNSAINEE; translated from the coding sequence ATGAAAAATATTTTTAGGACAAAACCCATTGAGAGCCTTTTAGAAGAGGCCAGTGGGAAGGAGTCCTTACAAAAAGTATTAGGTTCTTTTGAACTTACTATGTTAGGTATAGGTGCAATTATAGGTACAGGCATATTTGTATTAACTGGACTTGCAGCAGCTAATTATTTCGGGCCGGCACTTGTAATTTCATTTATACTAGCAGGACTTGCTTGTGGTTTTGCAGCACTATGTTATGCAGAAATTGCAGCTATGGTTCCTGTAGCAGGAAGTGCATATACCTATGGTTATGCTGCATTAGGAGAGTTTTGGGCATGGATTATAGGATGGGATTTAATCCTTGAATATGCATTTGCCGTCGGTACAGTAGCAATTGGATGGAGCGGTTATTTTAATAATATTCTTATGGACTTAGGAATAAACCTTCCAAAGGCTATTACAAAAGCGCCTTTTGAGGGTGGAGTAGTAAATTTACCTGCAGTGTTAATACTTTTAGTCATAACAGCTATACTTATAGTTGGGGTAAAGGAAAGTGCTACAGCCAATAATGTAATAGTTGGAATTAAACTGGCAGTAATAATTCTATTTATAATATTAGGCGTAGGACATGTAAATCCCGCAAACTGGCATCCATTTATGCCTTATGGCTGGAAAGGTGTTTTTTCCGGGGCATCTATAATATTCTTTGCTTATATAGGATTTGATGCAGTTTCTACAGCAGCAGAGGAAGTAAAAAATCCTCAAAAGGATTTACCAAGAGGTATTATAGCATCTCTAATTATTTGTACGGTATTATATATTGTAGTATCAGCAATTTTAACAGGTATGGTTCCATATCTGAAGTTTAAAGAAACAGCAGCTCCTGTAGCTTTTGCACTTCAGCAGGTAGGAATAACTTGGGGTTCTGCTTTGGTAGCAGTGGGTGCAATTTGCGGTTTGACTTCAGTTTTACTTGTTATGATGTTTGGACAAACTCGTGTACTCTTTGCAATGTCAAGAGATGGACTTCTTCCAAAAGTATTTGGTCATGTTGATTCAAAATTCCATACACCTTTAAGAAGCACATTACTTGTTGGAATCGTAACTATGATTATAGCTGGATTTACTCCAATTGCAGTGGTTTCAGAGCTTACTAATATAGGTACATTGGCAGCTTTTGTTATAGTATCTGCATCAGTTATAGTTTTGAGGAAAAGAGAGCCAGATAGACCAAGAACTTTTAAGGTGCCATTTTCACCGGTTACTCCTATTCTTTCCATGGCAGCTTGTATCTTTTTAATAATAAACCTTCAAGGTGTAACTCTGATTAGATTTGCAGTATGGCTTGTTTTTGGTTTAGTACTTTATTTTGTATACGGATATAAAAATAGTGCTATTAATGAAGAATAA
- the ilvC gene encoding ketol-acid reductoisomerase, whose product MENLKIYYDEDGNLDLLRDKTVAVLGYGSQGHAHAQNLKDSGINVVIGLYKGSKSWKRAEENGFEVMEAADAVKKADMVMTLIPDEKQKGLYIDSIKDNLTEGKVLMFAHGFNIHFNQITPPENVDVIMVAPKGPGHIVRREYTEGKGVPCLYAVYQDYSGKAKDYALAYAKGIGGTRGGVLETTFKDETETDLFGEQVVLCGGISELIKAGFETLVEAGYAPENAYFECMHEMKLIVDLMNEGGLSYMRYSISDTAEYGDYSIGKRIVTEDTRKEMKKVLGEIQDGTFAKNWILENQTGRPSFIARRKKEQNHPIEVVGKKLRAMMSWINSK is encoded by the coding sequence ATGGAAAACTTAAAAATTTATTATGATGAAGATGGAAATCTGGATTTATTGAGGGATAAAACAGTGGCAGTTTTAGGCTATGGAAGTCAGGGCCATGCCCATGCACAGAATTTAAAAGACAGTGGAATTAATGTGGTAATCGGTCTGTATAAAGGCAGTAAGTCCTGGAAAAGGGCAGAGGAGAATGGCTTTGAAGTAATGGAAGCTGCAGATGCTGTAAAAAAAGCAGATATGGTTATGACACTTATACCAGATGAAAAACAAAAGGGCCTATATATTGACAGTATTAAAGATAACCTGACAGAGGGAAAAGTGCTTATGTTTGCCCATGGATTTAATATACACTTCAATCAGATAACTCCTCCGGAAAATGTGGATGTAATTATGGTTGCACCTAAAGGACCAGGACACATTGTAAGAAGAGAATATACAGAAGGAAAAGGAGTACCGTGCCTTTATGCAGTATACCAGGATTACAGTGGAAAAGCCAAGGATTATGCACTGGCATATGCAAAAGGAATAGGAGGCACAAGAGGAGGAGTTCTTGAAACTACCTTTAAAGATGAAACAGAGACAGATTTGTTTGGAGAACAGGTAGTACTTTGCGGAGGAATATCAGAACTTATAAAAGCAGGATTTGAAACTCTGGTTGAAGCAGGATATGCGCCAGAAAATGCATACTTTGAGTGCATGCATGAGATGAAATTGATTGTGGATTTGATGAATGAAGGCGGATTAAGCTACATGAGATATTCCATAAGTGATACAGCTGAATATGGAGATTACAGTATAGGCAAGAGAATAGTAACAGAGGATACAAGAAAAGAGATGAAAAAAGTACTTGGAGAAATTCAAGACGGTACTTTTGCAAAGAACTGGATACTGGAAAATCAGACAGGAAGACCTTCATTTATTGCAAGGAGGAAAAAAGAACAGAACCATCCTATTGAAGTAGTTGGAAAAAAACTTAGGGCTATGATGTCTTGGATAAACAGCAAATAA
- the ilvB gene encoding biosynthetic-type acetolactate synthase large subunit: MKMKGAEVLLKCMIEQGVDTIFGYPGGTVIPIYDALYSTKEIKHILTAHEQGATHAADGYARSTGKVGVAIVTSGPGTTNTITGIATAYADSIPIVVFTGQVPLNLLGKNSFQEVNTRSITDSITKKNYIVDKPEDLPSIVREAFKVAASGRPGPVVVDIPKDMQTAEIDYEVQEKLSLEVNLQQKSYENDLDKVADMITSSERPVVYSGGGTIIAGAQEELMEFIQKIDSPITCSLMGIGAFPGDNEYYMGMVGMHGTPCSNRAVSNCDLLIAVGARFSDRVTSKVSSFAPKAKIIHIDIDPKEFGKIVDVDMPVTGDIKNVLQRLNKKLNKLNHATWMNQIKQWKQSERDPFKDRCELSPKFIMETLYNITKGDCIVTTEVGQHQMWAAQYFKYLKPRTFISSGGLGTMGYGLGASIGAFMGNSNKKVINVAGDGSFKMNSTELVTISRYRLPIVQLLFNNHALGMVHQWQDMFYDRRFSQTEFGPEVDFMKLGEAYGIKTFKIESNSEVEGCLKEALSLNEPVIIECVIDTKTKVHPMVPPGAAISEFIE, translated from the coding sequence ATGAAGATGAAAGGAGCCGAAGTACTATTAAAATGTATGATAGAACAAGGTGTGGATACTATATTTGGCTATCCGGGAGGAACTGTAATACCTATTTATGATGCATTATATAGTACAAAAGAAATAAAGCATATATTGACTGCTCATGAGCAAGGGGCTACTCATGCAGCAGATGGATATGCAAGATCAACGGGAAAAGTTGGGGTTGCCATTGTAACTTCAGGACCGGGAACGACTAACACAATAACGGGAATTGCCACAGCTTATGCGGATTCCATTCCTATAGTGGTGTTTACAGGGCAGGTACCTTTAAATCTCTTGGGAAAGAATTCCTTTCAAGAAGTAAATACTAGAAGCATCACAGATTCCATAACTAAGAAAAATTATATTGTAGATAAACCAGAGGATTTACCAAGTATAGTAAGAGAAGCTTTTAAGGTGGCAGCTAGTGGAAGACCAGGGCCTGTAGTGGTAGATATACCTAAAGATATGCAGACAGCAGAAATTGATTATGAAGTACAGGAGAAGTTATCTTTAGAAGTGAATTTGCAACAAAAATCCTATGAAAATGATTTAGATAAAGTGGCAGATATGATAACCAGTAGTGAGAGACCTGTAGTATATTCTGGGGGAGGGACAATAATAGCTGGAGCACAAGAAGAGCTTATGGAGTTTATCCAAAAAATAGATTCACCTATTACCTGTTCTCTTATGGGAATAGGAGCTTTTCCAGGAGATAATGAGTACTATATGGGTATGGTGGGTATGCACGGTACCCCGTGTTCCAATCGCGCTGTAAGTAATTGTGATTTACTCATAGCTGTAGGAGCTCGTTTTAGTGACAGGGTTACAAGTAAGGTATCATCTTTTGCACCAAAGGCAAAGATTATTCACATAGATATAGACCCGAAGGAATTTGGAAAAATTGTGGATGTGGATATGCCTGTGACGGGAGACATTAAAAATGTACTCCAAAGACTTAATAAAAAGTTAAATAAATTAAATCATGCAACATGGATGAATCAAATAAAGCAGTGGAAACAAAGTGAGAGAGATCCTTTTAAAGATAGATGTGAATTAAGTCCTAAGTTTATAATGGAAACACTTTATAATATTACTAAGGGAGATTGTATAGTTACCACAGAAGTAGGACAGCATCAGATGTGGGCTGCACAATACTTTAAATACCTAAAACCTAGAACTTTTATATCATCCGGTGGACTTGGAACCATGGGATACGGACTTGGAGCTTCTATAGGAGCATTTATGGGCAATTCCAATAAGAAGGTAATAAATGTGGCTGGAGATGGAAGTTTTAAAATGAATTCCACTGAGCTGGTTACTATATCTAGGTATAGATTACCAATAGTTCAATTGCTTTTCAATAACCATGCTCTTGGTATGGTTCACCAGTGGCAGGACATGTTTTATGATAGAAGGTTTTCACAGACAGAATTTGGTCCTGAGGTAGATTTTATGAAGCTGGGAGAGGCTTATGGAATAAAGACATTTAAAATAGAATCCAACAGTGAAGTAGAGGGATGTTTGAAAGAAGCTTTGAGTTTAAATGAACCTGTTATTATAGAATGTGTTATTGATACTAAGACAAAGGTACATCCTATGGTTCCACCGGGTGCGGCTATATCGGAATTTATAGAATAG